From the genome of Thiomicrorhabdus indica:
GATGAAAATTGCTAAAGAGCCTATCTCAATGGAAACGCCAATTGGTGATGATGAAGATTCGTCATTGGGTGACTTTATTGAGGATTCCAACATCTTGTCACCGCAAGATGCGGCCGATTCGGAAGGGCGCTTGGAAACCGTTCGCGAAATGTTGAATACCCTTACGCCTCGTGAAGCGAAAGTGCTTCGTATGCGTTTTGGTTTGAGCATGAATACGGACCATACTTTAGAAGAGGTTGGAAAGCAATTTGATGTCACGCGTGAGCGTATTCGTCAGATTGAAGCGAAAGCGTTGCGTAAGTTACGTCACCCAAGTCGCGCCGAGCGTTTGAAAAGCTTCTTAGATTAAGGCATTCAATTTGTTCGAGCAAAAAGAAACCGGCCGGTAAATAATTTTTACCGGCCGGTTTTTTTATGCCAATGATTTGTATCAAGAGAGTTATGAAATTAGCTTGGTATTCGTTCCCACCTTAAAATGTGAAACCGCTTGTTTTAAGTCCGAGCTTTGTTTCGTCAAAGATTCGGCCGCCGCAGTGGTTTCTTCAACCAAAGCAGCATTTTGTTGCGTACCATTGTCAATATCAGCGATGGCATGATTAATTTGCGTTACGCCTTGCTGTTGTTCTTGTGAAGCGGCAGAAATCTCTGCAACACGTTCAGCGACTTTGATGATTGAATGATTGATTTGTTCGAGCGATTGCCCTGTTGCTGTTATTTTTTGCGTTCCATGCTCTATGCTACTGACGGTGTTTTCGATGAGTGTTTTAATCTCTTTTGCTGCATCGGCAGATTTTCCAGCAAGCGTTCTAACTTCACCGGCAACGACTGCAAATCCTCGTCCATGCTCACCGGCTCTAGCGGCTTCAACTGCGGCATTGAGGGCGAGTAAATTAGTTTGGAAGGCGATAGAGTCAATCAGACCAGTAATTTCCTCAATTTGTTTACTGGAATGATGAATGTCAGTAATTGCTTGTTCAGTTTCCTGCATAATTTTTTGACCTTCTTCGGTCTGGTGCATAGCTTCTTTGGCAAGCTGATCTGCGTTGAGTGAATTACTGGTGTTATTGCTGATTGTGGATGTCAGTTCTTCCATTGCAGCGGCGGTCTCTTCCAATGAGGCGGCTTGAGATTGGGTGCGCTGATTTAAGTCGTTATTGCCTGCGCTTACCTCTAGACTTGCTTGGTTAACGGTATTCGCGGTTGAGATAACGCTGCTGACAACTTGATTTAAGTTCGATGAGCTTTCATTCAGTGCTTGTTTGAGTTTATTTAAATCACCATGCATTTCTTGGTGAATTTGTACGGTTAAATCGCCTTGGCTTTGTGCGATGACGGCATCAACGATATGGTCAAAAGCAATTTCAAGTCGATCAATCGAGTTATTGGTGTGTTGTTTGAGTTCGTGTAAATCGCCTTCAAGCTCACCGGTGACACGCTGATCTAAATTTCCTTCGCTCAGTGCATGGATGACTTCACCAACTTCCTGAATAGCTTGTTCCATCGTAGAGAGTGCCTTGTTCACACTGTCCTTGAATTCACCTTTGACTTCATTTCCAAGGCGCATAGAGAAGTCACCATGGCGAATTGCTTCCATGGCCTTTGTCAAATGTTGCATAGTGTTTTGCACACTATCAGCAGAGGCGTTGACGTTTTCTTTCAAAAGCTTTAAATCGCCTTGAAGGTCAGCAGTAATTCGATGTTCAAATTTACCTGCCGAGATTTGTTTCATGGTTGAATTTACCGATTGAAGCGCCGATTCGGTTGAGTCGAGCAAATCATTAAAGGCCTGAGCAGCTTGTCCAATTTCATCTTTGGAAT
Proteins encoded in this window:
- a CDS encoding methyl-accepting chemotaxis protein; the protein is MALQKISTKILAALLVVGIVPMIITAWIANSSSKEALKQQTLHQLEAVRDIKATALSNYLKDINNQLTNLATNQTIIETMDNFAIDFPSFGGSEDGMDEGDPGALEENKKLVTEYWKTQFGPEYKKQNPDLNTPDYDAMLGQMNNTAYALQAAFIAKNPNPLGQKNLLNELEDEGRYGYNKYHHIVHAWLNDYLQRFGFYDIFLIDNSGNVVYSVFKELDFATNLDTGPWKDSGLAEVYNQAKELQLGESTFTDLSLYTPSYNAPAGFGATPIFKTSRRGKISRIGTLVFQMPLDRISAIMEQRNGLGETGETYLVGTDGLMRSNSILRSDHYTVIHSYRNPETTRNQSKSVIQASEGNTGEIEISRNGTPYFSAFTPIEENGLKWVLLAEMQTGEALAAANQVQNYAMILVLVMAIVILVFGKLLANTISRPILSLANLMAQVKKDFHFSKRCQIHSKDEIGQAAQAFNDLLDSTESALQSVNSTMKQISAGKFEHRITADLQGDLKLLKENVNASADSVQNTMQHLTKAMEAIRHGDFSMRLGNEVKGEFKDSVNKALSTMEQAIQEVGEVIHALSEGNLDQRVTGELEGDLHELKQHTNNSIDRLEIAFDHIVDAVIAQSQGDLTVQIHQEMHGDLNKLKQALNESSSNLNQVVSSVISTANTVNQASLEVSAGNNDLNQRTQSQAASLEETAAAMEELTSTISNNTSNSLNADQLAKEAMHQTEEGQKIMQETEQAITDIHHSSKQIEEITGLIDSIAFQTNLLALNAAVEAARAGEHGRGFAVVAGEVRTLAGKSADAAKEIKTLIENTVSSIEHGTQKITATGQSLEQINHSIIKVAERVAEISAASQEQQQGVTQINHAIADIDNGTQQNAALVEETTAAAESLTKQSSDLKQAVSHFKVGTNTKLIS